GGGGCCAGTTCTCCACGGTATGGACCAACTCCATGCTGCGCGAACGCAAAGACTGGCAGCTGAAAGTGCTGGCCAAGGCCCAACACCACGACGCGCTCGCAACAGCGTTGACCAACGGTTTTGACGATCCGCGCACCTTGTTCCCCTGGTGGTTTGAACCGGAGGAAGCTCAAGCATTCATGGAGCGCGCCGTTGCGGAGGAAAGCGCAATCTTTGACCTCCGTGACTTCCGTTCCACACTGGGCCAATTCGCCACGGGCGTTACGGTGGTAACGACCCGCACCCCGCAGGGACACAAGGTTGGCATGACCGCCAACTCTTTTACCTCAGTGTCCATGGATCCGCCGCTGGTGCTCTGGTGCCCCAGCAAGTTTGCCCCGTCACTGGATGATTTCGAAGCCTCCACGCACTTTGCCATCAATGTGCTCGAATCCTCCCAGCACGTACTCTCACGTCAATTCGCCACCCCGGCGGAAGACAAGTTCGCCGGGGTGGATACTGTGGAGGGGGTCGCCGGGGTACCTTTGCTGACCGGTGCCGTTGCCACCTTCCAGTGCCGCACTGTGGCCAGGCACCAGGCAGGCGATCATGTGATCTACGTGGGCGAGGTGGAAAAATACACGCGGACAGAGGGCGACCCCCTGGTATTCCACGCTGGCGCCTACCACCGCACAGCTTTACACCCCGATTTCAGCTAAGTGCCTAGCCAACCCAGAAAAGCCCCTGATATGCCCCTGACGAGGAGAGAACATGGAAAGCGATTACGTGGTGATTGGATCGGGAATCAATTCCCTCGTGGCAGCCGCCGAGTTGGCACGATCGGGGGCAACCGTAACCCTTTTGGAGGAAAAGGACAGGCTTGGCGGGTTTATCGATTCGGGCAAGCTGACGGTACCTGGGTTCATCCATGACACGTTTTCCTCCTGGCACCCGCTGTTCATGGCCGGTGCGGCCTACGCCGAACTCGGGCCAGAGCTGCACCGCCACGGTTTGCGCTATCTAAATACCGACGATGCGGGCACACCATGGGTGTGCGGCAGCGTGGGATCAGATACCAAGGGAAAAACCAGTGTGGTATTGGCCCTACGCGACCCTGTGGAAACTGCCCAAGCCTTTGAACACGCGGCAGACCGGGAAGCTTATGCGGTGATGCTCCAGGAATTTGGCGCGCAAGCACCTGTCATTTTTGGGTTCATGGGCAGCGAGATGGACCTGCCGAACGCGGCAAAACTTGGATTCAAGGCCCTCCGCATGGGATTAACCAAGGTTCAGGCGCTGGTGCGTCAGGGAATGATGAGCGGGCGGAACTTGACCCGCAGCCGCTTTGTTGGCACCGAGGTGGACCAGCTGTGGGCGCCTTGGCTCTTGCATGCCGGGCTGGGCCCCGACCAGGTCAGCGGCGCGGTGATGCTCCCGGTGATGGCGGCAAGCATGCACCAATTCGGTTTGCCCATTGTTAAGGGCGGGGCAAGCGGGTTCATCGCTGCCTTTGAATCTCTGCTGCGAGAAAATGGGGTGAGAATCCACACGGGCGCCAAGGCTGATTCGATCCTCGTCAGGGACGGCCGGGCGGCGGCGGTAAAAACGGCGTCCGGAACGTTTGAGGCCAGCCACGGTATTCTGGCCTCAGTGTCGGTGCCGCAGCTCTACAATGAATTGCTGGATGCGGCCGCAGTCCCGCCCCGGAGCAGAGACCAAGCCCGTGAATACCAGCCGGGCCGCGCCGCCATGCAAATCCACGTGGCGCTCGATGCGCCGGTCCCCTGGATTGATGAACGGCTCGCCCAAACACCGTTGATTCATCTTTCCACTGGCTCCAATTCGACGGCGATCGCCTGCGCCCAAGCTGAAGCGGGCCTGCTTCCGGCCAACCCCACCATTGTCATCGGCCAGCAATGCGTGTTGGATCCTTCGCGTGCACCGGCCGGCAAGGCAACACTGTGGCTGCAACTTCAGGAACTTCCCTTCGAACCCGTCGGGGATGCAGCTGGCGCATTGGATATCAGTGACGGCTGGGATGAAAAACTTGTCACCGCATTCACCCAACGGGTGCTGGGGCAGATCGAGCAGTACGCCCCGGGCCTGGGGCAGTTGGTGCTAGGAATCAAGGCGATCAGCCCCCGCGAATTGAGTCAATCGAACCGCAATGCAGTGGGAGGAGACCCGTACGGCGGCTCGGCTGAGCTGTACCAAAACCTGTTGTGGCGTCCGCTGCCGCAGCTGGGCAAAGGCCGTTCGCCAATAAAAGGGCTGTGGCATATTGGCGCAGCCACGCATCCAGGCCCCGGGCTCGGCGGCGGATCCGGACATTTAGCGGCCCAACAACTCATCCGCCGAAGCAAAAAACGGCGCCACCAAAAATCCAGCACGTGAGCAGGTATCTTTTGGGTAAGGAGATACTGCCTAGTTTGTCACACATCACAAATAAGGAGATTCAATGAGTCCTGTCCATGCAGCCCTCGCAGCCCTGGCATCCGGAACGGTGGAGGTCGTTGACTTGACAGCACCCCTGTCAGCGCAAACCCCCACGCTGGTGTTGCCGGAACCCTTCTCCAACCTGATTGATTTCAGCCTGGAGGAAGTCTCCGCGTACAACGAGCCGGGCCCGTATTGGAAGCACCACAACATCCATACCG
This region of Arthrobacter alpinus genomic DNA includes:
- a CDS encoding phytoene desaturase family protein gives rise to the protein MESDYVVIGSGINSLVAAAELARSGATVTLLEEKDRLGGFIDSGKLTVPGFIHDTFSSWHPLFMAGAAYAELGPELHRHGLRYLNTDDAGTPWVCGSVGSDTKGKTSVVLALRDPVETAQAFEHAADREAYAVMLQEFGAQAPVIFGFMGSEMDLPNAAKLGFKALRMGLTKVQALVRQGMMSGRNLTRSRFVGTEVDQLWAPWLLHAGLGPDQVSGAVMLPVMAASMHQFGLPIVKGGASGFIAAFESLLRENGVRIHTGAKADSILVRDGRAAAVKTASGTFEASHGILASVSVPQLYNELLDAAAVPPRSRDQAREYQPGRAAMQIHVALDAPVPWIDERLAQTPLIHLSTGSNSTAIACAQAEAGLLPANPTIVIGQQCVLDPSRAPAGKATLWLQLQELPFEPVGDAAGALDISDGWDEKLVTAFTQRVLGQIEQYAPGLGQLVLGIKAISPRELSQSNRNAVGGDPYGGSAELYQNLLWRPLPQLGKGRSPIKGLWHIGAATHPGPGLGGGSGHLAAQQLIRRSKKRRHQKSST